From one Pseudomonas sp. B21-048 genomic stretch:
- a CDS encoding SOS response-associated peptidase family protein, whose product MCGRLSQYRGIHEFVAALSMPNALVNNAGDQPLELYNAAPSTQLALFHEESGMLHADRVRWGWRPHWARDHATPINARVEKVAHDPFFKEIWPHRAIIAIDNWFEWVYEGGPKKQPYLIRRKDRAPILCAAIGQYPRYENEPDEHDGFVIITADSEGGMVDIHDRRPVTLNPELAREWIDPYTPKERAEQILLQQREPCDAFEWFKVDMAVGNVRNQGSELIEPVDDLRT is encoded by the coding sequence ATGTGCGGACGACTTTCGCAGTATCGAGGCATTCACGAGTTCGTGGCGGCGCTGAGTATGCCCAACGCCCTGGTCAACAATGCTGGCGATCAGCCGCTTGAGCTCTACAACGCCGCGCCGTCGACTCAGCTCGCCCTGTTCCACGAGGAAAGCGGCATGCTGCACGCCGACAGGGTTCGCTGGGGCTGGCGACCGCACTGGGCCAGGGATCACGCGACACCGATCAACGCCAGGGTTGAGAAAGTCGCCCACGACCCATTCTTCAAGGAGATATGGCCGCACCGGGCAATTATTGCCATCGACAACTGGTTTGAGTGGGTTTATGAGGGCGGTCCGAAGAAACAGCCCTACCTGATCCGTCGCAAGGATCGTGCGCCGATCCTGTGCGCCGCGATTGGTCAGTATCCAAGGTACGAAAATGAACCGGACGAGCATGACGGCTTCGTGATCATCACCGCGGACAGTGAAGGCGGCATGGTGGATATTCACGACCGTCGGCCAGTGACGCTCAATCCCGAACTCGCACGGGAATGGATTGATCCCTACACGCCCAAGGAGCGTGCCGAACAGATACTCCTGCAGCAACGCGAACCTTGCGATGCTTTCGAATGGTTCAAAGTGGACATGGCCGTGGGCAATGTGAGGAACCAGGGTTCTGAACTGATAGAGCCCGTCGATGACCTGCGTACTTGA
- a CDS encoding CopD family copper resistance protein, producing the protein MLYPLFLTFHLFAALIFIGTVFFEVLFLENIRKQLPAKVMLLVEEGIGRRARTLMPWVLLVLFGAGLGMVWLRYLPVLATPMASSFSILLLVKIVVAVSVLLHFLAAMFLFKSGRMNARYLHFIHGSVFCHMVVIVLLAKGMFYLTW; encoded by the coding sequence ATGCTCTATCCGCTGTTTCTAACCTTTCATCTGTTTGCCGCCCTGATCTTTATCGGCACGGTGTTTTTCGAAGTCCTGTTCCTGGAGAACATCCGCAAACAGCTGCCCGCCAAAGTGATGCTGCTGGTCGAGGAGGGTATTGGCCGCCGAGCCCGCACCCTGATGCCGTGGGTGCTGTTGGTATTGTTCGGCGCAGGGCTGGGCATGGTCTGGTTGCGCTATTTGCCCGTCCTTGCAACGCCAATGGCCTCATCGTTCAGCATTTTGTTGCTGGTGAAAATCGTGGTCGCCGTGAGCGTGCTGCTGCATTTTCTGGCCGCCATGTTTCTGTTCAAAAGCGGCCGAATGAACGCTCGATACCTGCACTTCATCCATGGCAGTGTGTTCTGCCATATGGTCGTCATCGTACTGTTGGCCAAGGGGATGTTTTACCTGACGTGGTGA
- the hemN gene encoding oxygen-independent coproporphyrinogen III oxidase has translation MKPAFDFDRALVEKYDRPGPRYTSYPTAPQFHQAFAVDDYQRAACDSNLAAAPKPLSVYIHIPFCKSLCYYCACNKIITQKTHRAVEYLTYLKREIVMQAALFDSTRKLTQLHLGGGTPTYLTREQLAELMDCLHQAFDMDDSDDHEFSIEVDPRTISTEQIQSLRQLGFNRLSFGVQDFDPHVQAAVNRQQSEEQIYALVAAAREAQFKSISVDLIYGLPLQTVNSFDITLSKIIALRPDRIAAYSYAHLPELVRAQRLIRPADMPPPERKLELLELTIRRLTEAGYVYIGMDHFALPDDELALARAQGTLQRNFQGYSTHADCDLIGLGVSSIGKVGDSYSQSVKELSQYYARIDQGLLPVHRGYRLSADDLLRREVINDLMCHGRIDFAKFEAGHGICFTEYFAEALAQLGEQVRDGLLQIHSDELVLLPQGHLMMRSAAMAFDAYLGEQQKGQFSRTV, from the coding sequence ATGAAACCTGCATTCGATTTCGATCGAGCCCTGGTCGAAAAGTATGACCGCCCCGGGCCGCGCTACACCTCTTACCCCACGGCGCCGCAGTTTCATCAGGCGTTTGCCGTCGACGACTATCAGCGTGCCGCCTGCGACAGCAACCTGGCGGCGGCGCCCAAGCCGTTGTCGGTGTATATCCACATTCCGTTCTGCAAGAGCCTTTGCTATTACTGCGCCTGCAACAAAATCATCACCCAGAAAACCCATCGGGCCGTCGAGTACCTGACGTACCTCAAACGTGAAATCGTGATGCAGGCCGCCTTGTTCGACAGCACGCGCAAACTCACGCAACTGCACCTGGGTGGTGGCACGCCGACGTATTTGACCCGTGAACAGCTGGCGGAACTGATGGACTGTTTGCACCAGGCATTCGACATGGACGACAGCGATGACCATGAGTTTTCCATCGAGGTCGATCCACGCACCATCAGCACCGAGCAGATTCAGTCGCTGCGCCAATTGGGGTTCAATCGCTTGAGCTTCGGCGTGCAGGATTTCGATCCCCACGTACAAGCCGCGGTCAATCGGCAACAGAGCGAAGAACAGATTTATGCGCTGGTCGCGGCGGCGCGTGAGGCGCAATTCAAGTCGATCAGCGTCGATCTGATTTACGGCCTGCCACTGCAAACGGTGAACAGTTTCGACATCACCCTCAGCAAGATCATCGCCCTGCGTCCGGACCGGATTGCCGCGTACAGCTACGCCCATTTACCCGAGTTGGTGCGCGCGCAACGGTTGATTCGCCCGGCGGACATGCCGCCGCCGGAGCGCAAGCTGGAGTTGCTGGAGCTGACCATCCGCCGCCTGACCGAAGCCGGTTATGTCTATATCGGTATGGATCATTTCGCCTTGCCAGACGACGAACTGGCGCTGGCCCGCGCCCAGGGCACCCTGCAACGCAATTTTCAGGGTTACTCGACCCATGCCGACTGCGATTTGATCGGCCTTGGGGTGTCTTCGATCGGCAAGGTCGGTGACAGCTACAGCCAGAGCGTGAAGGAGCTTTCGCAGTACTACGCGCGTATCGATCAAGGCTTGTTGCCGGTGCATCGTGGGTATCGTTTGAGCGCCGATGACTTGCTGCGTCGCGAAGTGATCAACGACCTGATGTGCCACGGCAGAATCGATTTCGCCAAGTTCGAAGCGGGTCATGGCATTTGCTTTACCGAGTATTTTGCCGAGGCGCTGGCGCAACTGGGCGAGCAGGTGCGTGACGGACTGCTGCAGATTCACAGCGATGAGTTGGTGCTGTTGCCGCAAGGGCATTTGATGATGCGCAGTGCCGCGATGGCGTTTGACGCCTACCTGGGCGAACAACAAAAAGGCCAGTTTTCCCGCACCGTTTGA
- the nosZ gene encoding TAT-dependent nitrous-oxide reductase yields the protein MTDTESTKPVPEEEQTGLSRRGFLGSSAITGAVLAGAATLGGAVFSRESWAAAVKDAQAKIHVGPGELDEYYGFWSGGHQGEVRVLGVPSMRELMRIPVFNVDSATGWGLTNESKRILGDSAKFQNGDCHHPHISMKDGKYDGKYLFINDKANSRVARIRLDIMKCDKILTVPNVQAIHGLRLQKVPYTKYVFANAEFVIPHPNDGRTFDLQDKNSFTMFNAIDAEKMEMAFQVIVDGNLDNSDADYTGKYAASTCYNSEKAYDLGGMMRNERDWVVVFNIPRIEAAIKAGKFITLEDSKVPVVDGRKTEGKDSEFTRYIPVPKNPHGLNTSSDGKYFIANGKLSPTVSMIAIDRLDDLFADKFKDPREVIVAEPELGLGPLHTTFDGRGNAYTTLFIDSQVVKWNMEEAIRAYKGEKVNYIKQKLDVQYQPGHNHASLTETSEADGKWLVVLCKFSKDRFLPTGPLHPENDQLIDISGEEMKLVHDGPAFAEPHDCILARRDQIKTQKIWNRNDPFFAATVELAKKDGINLETDNKVIRDGNHVRVYMTSMAPAYGLTEFTVKQGNEVTVIITNIDQIEDVTHGFVMTNHGASMEISPQQTSSITFTADKAGLHWYYCSWFCHALHMEMVGRMKVERA from the coding sequence ATGACTGATACAGAATCCACAAAACCGGTGCCGGAAGAAGAACAGACCGGACTCAGCCGTCGCGGTTTTCTGGGCAGCAGCGCCATCACCGGTGCGGTACTGGCGGGGGCCGCGACACTGGGCGGTGCGGTGTTCAGTCGTGAGTCCTGGGCGGCCGCGGTCAAGGATGCGCAGGCGAAAATCCATGTCGGCCCCGGTGAGCTGGACGAATACTACGGCTTCTGGAGCGGTGGTCATCAGGGCGAAGTGCGGGTGCTGGGTGTGCCGTCGATGCGTGAGCTGATGCGTATTCCGGTGTTCAACGTCGACTCGGCCACCGGCTGGGGCCTGACCAACGAAAGCAAACGGATTCTGGGCGACAGTGCAAAGTTCCAGAACGGCGATTGCCATCACCCGCATATCTCCATGAAAGACGGCAAGTACGACGGCAAGTACCTGTTCATCAACGACAAGGCCAACTCACGGGTCGCGCGCATCCGCCTGGACATCATGAAATGCGACAAGATCCTCACCGTGCCGAACGTGCAGGCCATTCACGGCCTGCGTCTGCAAAAAGTGCCCTACACCAAGTACGTGTTCGCCAATGCTGAGTTCGTCATTCCGCACCCCAATGACGGCCGCACGTTCGATCTGCAAGACAAGAACAGCTTCACCATGTTCAACGCCATCGATGCCGAGAAAATGGAGATGGCCTTCCAGGTGATCGTCGACGGCAACCTGGACAACTCCGACGCCGATTACACCGGCAAGTACGCCGCGTCCACCTGCTACAACTCGGAGAAGGCTTACGACCTTGGCGGCATGATGCGCAACGAGCGCGACTGGGTCGTGGTGTTCAACATCCCGCGCATCGAGGCCGCGATCAAGGCCGGCAAGTTCATTACCCTGGAAGACTCGAAAGTGCCGGTGGTCGACGGTCGTAAAACCGAGGGCAAGGACTCCGAGTTCACTCGCTACATCCCGGTGCCGAAGAACCCCCACGGCCTCAACACCTCATCCGATGGCAAGTACTTCATTGCCAACGGCAAGCTGTCGCCAACGGTATCGATGATTGCCATCGACCGGCTGGACGACTTGTTCGCCGATAAATTCAAGGACCCGCGCGAGGTCATCGTCGCCGAGCCGGAACTGGGCCTGGGGCCTCTGCACACCACCTTCGACGGTCGCGGCAACGCTTACACCACGCTGTTTATCGACAGTCAGGTGGTGAAGTGGAACATGGAGGAAGCGATACGTGCCTACAAGGGCGAGAAGGTCAATTACATCAAGCAAAAGCTCGACGTGCAGTACCAGCCTGGCCATAACCACGCCTCGCTGACCGAAACCAGTGAAGCGGATGGCAAGTGGCTGGTGGTGTTGTGCAAATTCTCCAAGGACCGCTTCCTGCCGACCGGGCCGCTGCACCCGGAAAATGACCAGTTGATCGATATTTCCGGCGAAGAGATGAAGCTGGTGCATGACGGCCCTGCGTTTGCCGAACCTCACGATTGCATCCTGGCGCGCCGGGATCAGATCAAGACCCAAAAGATCTGGAACCGCAACGACCCATTCTTCGCCGCCACCGTGGAGCTGGCCAAGAAAGACGGGATCAACCTGGAGACCGACAACAAGGTCATCCGCGACGGCAATCATGTGCGGGTCTACATGACCTCCATGGCGCCGGCCTATGGTCTGACCGAGTTCACCGTCAAGCAGGGCAACGAGGTCACCGTGATCATCACCAACATCGACCAGATTGAAGACGTGACCCATGGTTTCGTCATGACCAATCATGGCGCCAGCATGGAGATCAGCCCGCAGCAAACCTCGTCCATCACCTTTACCGCCGACAAGGCCGGCTTGCATTGGTACTACTGCAGCTGGTTTTGCCATGCGCTGCACATGGAAATGGTCGGTCGCATGAAAGTCGAGCGAGCCTGA
- the nosR gene encoding transcriptional regulator NosR, with protein MTIHQPTTHGNPRIWSVGLVVMVLLMIAAFATVQAKAYGDIEQQRIQKVFPQTDSVSAAEGTFKVRTLSAAGKVIGYVFQSLDVVDIPAYSGKPINTQVILDTAGVIQDAYVLEHHEPILLIGIPEEKLHGFSARYKGIKVSQRVVVGHSSDPSAVTVDAIAGATVTAMVVNEVIMRAAHEVAVSLKLIKGEGGVMNKPATVRQDFYEPATWEQLTGNGAIRRLNLTRGQVDAAFKGTEAEGVDNAGPDQVDDTFIELYTADLNPPTIGRALLGDNQYRFLMQELKPGEQAILMLGRGLFSYKGSGYVRGGIFDRVQLRQFGNVISFRDMDHQRLFDVFAKGMPEFNEMSIFIVRKPAGFDPGSPWSLELLVRRQTGPVSGTFSSFELPYQLPEPYLERPAPSAEERAAIEEANRPMWLTIWYQKHFQIAVLASALLLLTAILFLQDKLTRRPRFLHWLRRGYLLFTVVFLGWYALGQLSVVNVLTFVHALFEHFRWELFLTDPLIFMLWVFTAASILLWGRGVFCGWLCPFGALQELINEAARKLKIPQYELPFAVHERLWAIKYIILLLLFGISLESMSTAELFAEVEPFKTAITLKFDRQWWFVLYAVGLLVINLFTRKVYCRYICPLGAALAIPSKLRLFDWLKRRKECGSPCQLCAKECEIQAIHPDGRINANECHYCLDCQMTYHNEDKCPPLINKRKKRGKSAPVAVQLIPVVQVSAAE; from the coding sequence ATGACAATCCATCAGCCTACGACACATGGCAATCCGCGCATCTGGAGCGTCGGGCTGGTGGTGATGGTCTTGCTGATGATCGCAGCGTTCGCGACGGTGCAGGCCAAGGCATACGGCGACATCGAGCAGCAGCGCATCCAGAAGGTCTTCCCGCAAACCGATTCGGTGTCCGCAGCCGAAGGCACGTTCAAGGTGCGCACGCTGTCGGCGGCCGGCAAGGTCATCGGGTATGTGTTCCAGAGCCTGGATGTGGTGGACATCCCGGCCTACTCGGGCAAGCCGATCAACACTCAAGTGATCCTCGACACCGCCGGCGTGATTCAGGACGCCTATGTGCTGGAGCACCACGAACCGATTCTGCTGATCGGTATCCCCGAAGAAAAACTCCACGGTTTCAGCGCCCGATACAAAGGGATCAAGGTCAGCCAGCGGGTGGTGGTCGGCCATTCAAGCGACCCGAGCGCGGTTACCGTGGATGCCATTGCCGGCGCAACCGTCACCGCCATGGTGGTCAATGAGGTCATCATGCGTGCCGCCCATGAGGTGGCCGTGTCGCTGAAGCTGATCAAGGGCGAGGGTGGGGTGATGAACAAACCCGCCACCGTGCGCCAGGACTTTTACGAGCCCGCCACCTGGGAGCAACTGACCGGAAATGGCGCCATTCGCCGGTTGAACCTGACCCGTGGGCAAGTCGATGCCGCCTTCAAGGGCACCGAAGCCGAAGGCGTCGATAACGCCGGCCCGGATCAAGTCGATGACACCTTTATCGAGCTGTACACCGCCGATTTGAACCCACCGACCATTGGCCGCGCACTGCTGGGCGACAATCAATATCGCTTCCTCATGCAGGAACTCAAACCCGGCGAACAAGCCATCCTGATGCTGGGGCGTGGGTTGTTTTCCTATAAAGGCTCGGGTTACGTGCGCGGCGGGATTTTCGATCGGGTGCAATTGCGCCAGTTCGGCAACGTCATCAGCTTTCGCGACATGGACCATCAGCGGCTCTTCGACGTGTTTGCCAAGGGCATGCCCGAGTTCAATGAAATGTCGATTTTCATTGTGCGCAAACCGGCCGGATTCGATCCGGGATCGCCCTGGTCTTTGGAGTTGCTGGTGCGGCGCCAGACGGGACCGGTCAGCGGCACCTTCAGCAGCTTCGAACTGCCTTATCAACTGCCCGAGCCCTACCTTGAGCGCCCCGCGCCGAGTGCCGAAGAACGGGCGGCCATCGAGGAAGCCAACCGGCCGATGTGGCTGACCATCTGGTACCAGAAACACTTCCAGATCGCCGTGCTCGCGAGCGCGTTGTTGCTGCTGACGGCCATCCTGTTCCTGCAAGACAAACTCACCCGCCGGCCACGCTTTCTGCACTGGCTGCGTCGTGGTTACCTGCTCTTTACCGTGGTCTTTCTGGGCTGGTATGCCTTGGGGCAATTGTCGGTGGTCAATGTCCTGACCTTCGTGCATGCGCTGTTCGAGCACTTTCGCTGGGAGCTGTTTCTCACAGATCCGCTGATCTTCATGCTCTGGGTCTTCACCGCCGCGAGCATTTTGCTGTGGGGCCGTGGCGTGTTCTGCGGCTGGCTGTGCCCGTTTGGCGCCTTGCAAGAGCTGATCAACGAAGCCGCGCGCAAGCTGAAAATTCCCCAATACGAATTGCCCTTTGCGGTGCATGAGCGGCTGTGGGCGATCAAATACATCATCTTGCTGCTGCTTTTCGGCATCTCCCTGGAATCGATGTCCACCGCCGAGCTGTTCGCCGAAGTAGAACCGTTCAAGACCGCCATTACCCTCAAGTTCGACCGCCAGTGGTGGTTCGTGCTCTACGCGGTGGGACTGCTGGTCATCAATCTTTTCACGCGCAAAGTCTATTGCCGCTACATCTGCCCCTTGGGCGCGGCGCTGGCGATTCCGAGCAAATTGCGCCTGTTCGACTGGCTCAAGCGCCGCAAGGAATGCGGCAGCCCCTGCCAGTTGTGCGCCAAGGAATGCGAGATCCAGGCGATTCACCCCGATGGCCGGATCAATGCCAACGAGTGCCATTACTGCCTCGATTGCCAGATGACCTACCACAACGAAGACAAATGCCCGCCGCTGATCAACAAGCGCAAGAAGCGCGGCAAATCGGCACCCGTGGCGGTGCAACTGATACCTGTCGTGCAAGTGTCGGCGGCTGAATGA
- a CDS encoding coproporphyrinogen III oxidase: MLDFSHAPGEPIARCDQGVLDPNCHADTQKFHDGIGSLDLLRALRISRQKRRPIALNVQLPSSLNPFCSSRDVACEHGGIEQYLQRLEQEIDLVGCHLGAEQRVEQFHLSGGTPSIAHLERLMSRLRGRFNFLEHECGDYSVDVDLHSTVWSTMGALRDQGFNHVSIGVPDIDTDCDISVACYQNPAPIHSLIDAARTFGYRSINVDLGFGHAWQTPESFALKLAAIIELEPDRLMVFDYARPPRRYRPRLGDKVRKLCSQDDKGAMRQIGFEQLMGAGYHYIGMGQFVRPDDDLAIAQERGRLRRTCDGFTRHGYCDHIGFGLGAISQIDDLYTQNTDVIERYQQQLDRGQMPTCRGWRFEAGDQIRHMVMERLACDQELDIRAIERRYGLIFSKYFASVWPLLEQLSREGLIELSDRFISILPAGRSEADAICNLFEKDLGSATH, from the coding sequence ATGCTCGATTTTTCTCACGCCCCCGGCGAGCCGATCGCTCGGTGCGATCAGGGCGTACTCGACCCCAACTGCCATGCCGACACACAAAAGTTTCATGACGGCATCGGCTCTCTGGATTTGCTTCGTGCCTTGCGCATCAGCCGCCAGAAACGACGCCCGATCGCCCTGAACGTGCAGCTGCCTTCCAGCCTCAATCCATTTTGTTCCTCGCGCGATGTCGCCTGCGAGCACGGCGGCATCGAACAGTACCTTCAGCGTCTGGAACAGGAGATCGACCTCGTCGGTTGCCATCTGGGTGCGGAGCAACGGGTCGAACAATTTCATCTGAGTGGCGGAACACCCTCCATCGCTCATCTGGAACGGCTGATGAGTCGTCTGCGTGGCCGGTTCAACTTTCTCGAACATGAGTGCGGCGACTACAGTGTCGACGTCGACCTTCACTCTACCGTTTGGTCGACCATGGGCGCGTTGCGCGACCAGGGGTTCAATCATGTCAGCATTGGCGTTCCGGATATCGACACCGACTGTGACATCTCCGTGGCCTGCTACCAGAACCCGGCACCCATTCATTCACTGATCGATGCCGCCCGTACCTTTGGTTATCGGTCGATCAATGTCGATCTGGGTTTTGGTCATGCCTGGCAAACGCCGGAAAGCTTCGCGCTGAAGCTGGCGGCGATCATTGAGCTGGAACCGGACAGACTGATGGTGTTCGACTATGCCCGGCCACCACGCCGCTATCGGCCAAGGCTCGGCGACAAGGTCAGGAAACTGTGCAGCCAGGACGATAAAGGCGCGATGCGCCAGATCGGCTTCGAACAGTTGATGGGCGCAGGTTATCACTACATCGGTATGGGGCAGTTTGTACGGCCCGACGATGATCTGGCGATCGCTCAGGAGCGGGGCCGGTTGCGTCGCACCTGTGACGGTTTTACCCGTCACGGTTATTGCGACCATATCGGGTTCGGTTTGGGGGCTATCAGTCAGATCGACGATTTGTATACGCAAAACACCGATGTAATCGAGCGCTATCAGCAGCAGCTGGACCGGGGCCAAATGCCGACGTGTCGTGGCTGGCGTTTCGAGGCGGGGGATCAGATAAGGCACATGGTCATGGAGCGACTGGCGTGTGATCAAGAGCTGGATATCCGCGCCATCGAGCGACGGTATGGGCTGATTTTCTCCAAGTACTTTGCCTCTGTCTGGCCATTGCTGGAGCAATTGAGTCGTGAGGGGTTGATTGAATTGTCGGACCGTTTCATCAGCATTCTTCCCGCCGGCCGGTCGGAAGCAGATGCCATCTGCAACCTGTTTGAAAAGGATTTGGGCAGTGCAACGCATTAA
- a CDS encoding nitrous oxide reductase family maturation protein NosD has protein sequence MTNIKRNPIKVIVFALLLMSGSALAVQPITTLPLRVDADQRWHLPAGEYHGSFSVDQPMQIVCEPGAVFQAQGQGNGVIVSAPDVRIEGCTFLDWGHDLTAMNAAVFLQPKARGAVIKGNRLQGQGFGIWVDGTQDASLIDNRIQGDPSLRSQDRGNGIHLYAVHGAKVIGNQVRDTRDGIYIDTSNGNLLQGNTLEDLRYGVHYMFANDNRLIGNTTRRTRTGYALMQSRKLTVIGNRSEQDQNYGILMNYITYSTLRDNFVTDVRDGSTGDSMISGAEGKALFIYNSLFNSIEHNHFEHSAVGIHLTAGSEDNRIADNAFVGNQRQVKYVATRLQEWSADGRGNYWSDYLGWDRNNDGLGDIAYEPNDNVDRLLWLYPQVRLLMNSPGIELLRWVQRAFPVMKSPGVLDSHPLMNPTTRPLTQEPTA, from the coding sequence ATGACCAATATCAAGCGCAATCCGATCAAGGTAATCGTGTTTGCGCTCCTGCTGATGTCCGGCAGCGCGCTGGCGGTGCAACCCATCACCACGTTGCCGTTGCGGGTTGACGCTGACCAACGCTGGCACCTGCCGGCGGGCGAGTACCATGGCTCGTTCAGCGTCGATCAACCGATGCAGATTGTTTGCGAGCCCGGCGCGGTGTTTCAGGCGCAAGGGCAGGGGAATGGGGTGATCGTCAGCGCGCCCGATGTCCGGATCGAGGGCTGTACCTTTCTGGATTGGGGGCACGACCTTACCGCCATGAATGCCGCGGTGTTCCTCCAGCCCAAGGCCCGTGGCGCAGTGATCAAAGGCAATCGCCTGCAGGGCCAGGGTTTCGGTATCTGGGTCGACGGGACGCAGGATGCGAGCCTGATCGACAACCGCATCCAGGGGGATCCATCGCTGCGCTCCCAGGATCGCGGTAACGGTATTCATCTGTATGCGGTGCATGGCGCCAAGGTCATCGGCAACCAGGTGCGCGATACCCGCGATGGTATCTACATCGACACCTCCAACGGCAACCTGCTGCAGGGCAATACCCTGGAAGACCTGCGTTACGGCGTGCATTACATGTTCGCCAACGACAACCGGCTGATCGGCAACACCACCCGCCGCACCCGCACCGGCTATGCCTTGATGCAAAGCCGCAAGCTCACGGTGATCGGCAACCGCTCCGAGCAGGATCAGAACTACGGCATCCTGATGAACTACATCACCTATTCAACCTTGCGCGACAATTTCGTCACGGACGTGCGCGACGGCTCGACTGGCGACAGCATGATCAGCGGCGCCGAAGGCAAGGCGTTGTTCATTTACAACTCGCTGTTCAACAGCATCGAACACAACCACTTCGAGCACAGCGCCGTGGGCATTCACCTCACCGCCGGCTCTGAAGACAACCGCATCGCCGACAACGCCTTTGTCGGCAACCAACGGCAGGTCAAATACGTCGCCACCCGCTTGCAGGAATGGTCGGCGGATGGCCGGGGTAATTACTGGAGTGATTACCTGGGCTGGGATCGCAACAACGATGGCCTGGGCGATATCGCCTACGAACCCAACGACAACGTCGACCGCTTGCTGTGGCTGTACCCGCAAGTGCGGCTGTTGATGAACAGCCCCGGCATCGAATTGCTGCGCTGGGTGCAACGGGCGTTTCCGGTGATGAAATCGCCGGGCGTCCTGGACAGCCATCCGCTGATGAATCCCACCACACGACCCCTGACCCAGGAGCCCACCGCATGA
- a CDS encoding CBS domain-containing protein: protein MKISEVMTKDVLTAKPNQTIQEAANMMARIDSGAIMVEEQERLVGMITDRDIAIRAVAEGLTGKTPISKIMTGGIRYCFEDEDIEHVAKNMADVQLRRLPVLNRDKRLVGVVSLGNIASTRSQSAAATVLRGVAQAHH from the coding sequence ATGAAGATTTCGGAAGTTATGACGAAAGACGTTTTAACAGCCAAGCCAAACCAGACGATCCAGGAGGCCGCGAACATGATGGCCAGGATCGATAGCGGCGCAATCATGGTTGAGGAGCAAGAGCGTCTGGTTGGCATGATCACGGACCGGGATATAGCCATTAGAGCCGTAGCCGAAGGACTCACCGGCAAAACCCCTATCAGCAAAATAATGACGGGCGGTATCCGTTATTGCTTTGAGGATGAAGACATAGAGCATGTGGCAAAAAACATGGCGGACGTGCAACTGCGTCGCCTGCCCGTGCTCAACCGAGACAAGCGTCTGGTGGGCGTCGTATCGCTGGGAAACATCGCCAGCACTCGATCTCAATCCGCCGCTGCGACGGTTTTGCGCGGAGTGGCACAGGCTCATCATTAA
- a CDS encoding ABC transporter ATP-binding protein, whose product MNVIDMEGVSQRYGYTTVLHQLNLSLGEGEVLGLFGHNGAGKTTSMKLVLGLLQASEGQVRVFGRTPSDPQVRRLLGYLPENVTFYPQMSGQETLRHFARLKGAAPAQVDVLLEEVGLAGAAHRRVKTYSKGMRQRLGLAQALLGEPRLLLLDEPTVGLDPIATQDLYRLLDRLRSQGTSIILCSHVLPGVEAHINRAAILTQGRLLALGSLRRLREDAGLPTLIRANGLKHAGPLQQSWNNAGHVTQRWGVEGLEVAALNGNKLDLLRQLLNEHEPADVEIDPPSLEDIYRYYMGRAGATPSGETV is encoded by the coding sequence ATGAACGTCATCGACATGGAAGGCGTCAGCCAGCGCTATGGGTACACCACCGTGTTGCATCAATTGAACCTGAGCCTGGGCGAAGGCGAAGTGCTGGGCTTGTTCGGGCACAACGGCGCGGGCAAGACCACTAGCATGAAACTGGTGCTCGGCCTGCTTCAAGCCAGTGAAGGGCAGGTCCGGGTGTTCGGTCGTACGCCCAGTGATCCGCAGGTTCGGCGTTTGCTGGGTTATTTGCCGGAGAACGTGACCTTCTATCCGCAGATGAGCGGCCAGGAGACCTTGCGTCATTTCGCCCGACTCAAAGGCGCAGCGCCCGCGCAGGTGGATGTGCTGCTGGAGGAAGTTGGCCTGGCGGGCGCGGCGCATCGACGGGTCAAGACCTATTCCAAAGGCATGCGCCAACGCTTGGGACTGGCGCAAGCCTTGCTCGGCGAGCCGCGTTTATTGCTGCTCGACGAGCCGACCGTCGGCCTCGATCCGATCGCCACTCAAGACCTGTATCGGTTACTCGACCGGCTGCGCAGCCAGGGCACCAGCATCATTCTCTGCTCCCACGTATTGCCGGGGGTCGAAGCGCATATCAACCGTGCCGCGATTCTGACCCAGGGGCGCCTGCTGGCCCTAGGCAGTCTGCGCAGATTGCGCGAGGACGCCGGGTTGCCGACGCTGATTCGCGCCAACGGGCTCAAGCACGCCGGGCCTTTGCAGCAATCCTGGAACAACGCCGGGCACGTCACCCAGCGCTGGGGCGTGGAGGGCCTTGAAGTGGCGGCGCTCAATGGCAACAAATTGGACCTGTTGCGCCAATTGCTCAATGAACACGAGCCGGCCGACGTGGAAATCGATCCACCGTCCCTGGAGGACATCTACCGCTATTACATGGGCCGGGCCGGCGCGACCCCCAGTGGAGAGACCGTATGA